AATATGACCAATCAATCATTCCGTCGTGTCCTTCATTCAAAACAAGTACTCTAGATGTTGTTACTGTTGACTTCTCCCCCCAACGCCAGGATATCACGTTATCttccatgccatgccatACCATACCATACCATACCATGCATTGCTATGTGTCTCTTGAACGATTCCGCAAGCATCTCATGCATGACTCGTCAAACAAACAAGTACATGGCCACTCCAAAACATACTCAAGACAAGTGTTGACATAGTTCAAAACCGCTCCCGCTATTCACCCTCGACAATCTCCGCTGACCAATCCCTGCGGATCTCAAGTTCCGACAGACCAGGTGTGTTGTCAATCACAAGACCCTTCTCATTGGCCAAGTGCAAGAGGCAGATAAAGCAGAATGAGGTTGAAATATCATCCATCACCGGCTTGGGATATACGGTCTGCAGATTGTTCATGATCTCTGTGAACTTAAGCGTCTCTTCTTGCTTAGGTTCGCTGACATCCACTGCTTGGGGCTCAGGCTGTTTCTGTAGTTAGATGTATTAGCATAATGCCACGTCTTCGTTTTTGGCTGTGCATAATAACTTACTTGAAGAATGTCAACATCCATACCCTTCCACAACTCTTCCTTCAACCTTCGCACATCCACCTTCTTGGCTACCCTAGCATATTGCACATACTCGGGTCGTACACGCCTCGTTTGAGTAACCAGTGTCGTTCCGAATGCTCCAGTATTAGTTACCGTCTCTCCATTAAGTAGAGCCGTGAGCCCTCCGCCATCAGTGAGTCCAGCCTGCCCGTCAAGCCCTGGTGAGAAGTGCTCTCTTGCGTCCGCAAACTCTagatcgtcgtcgtcgtccaAGTCACCGCCGCCGGGGAATGGCATAACATCGTCCTGAAAGAAGTTGGCATCATAATCGCCTTCAGGCAACGCTGTCTCGTCTGTATGTTGCGGGGCCTTTTGGTTGGCCCAGAATGCTTCGTCCATTTCACCATCAGGTTGATTATCTGCACCGGTATTACCAAAGCCACCTCCACCGCGAGAGCTGAAGCCTGTGCGTCGTTTGCTCATCCGTGCCTTTGGCTTGAGGAATAGGCTTAGCAGAGACTTGGAGTTAAAGTGCTTGTCGTCGGGGAGAAGATTGCGTGACTTAGACTTCCAATCCTTCTTGGGCATGCTGATGGCCGAATTGTTGGTGGCCTGTGTATGAATGATATCCGAAGTGTGTGAATCCAAAGGTGCGGCAAAATCGATCTCAAAGGGCTCTTTCTCTTTGCGCTTCTTTGTCTCTGTTGCCGGCTTATTCACATCCTTGATCTTCCTGATCCTCCAGTGCTCCGCGCTCGCCCAATTCTTCTGCAACGCCTGGTCGAAAAATCCAAGGATGTCCTCGTGCATCTTGTCCGCCTTCTGCGCGCTCGTCATCGAAACAACGTATTCACCGTTGCCGTCGATCTCATCCCCGTCACCACCCTCTTCACCGAGACCCGCGTCGTACACTCGCATCTGTGGCTCTAGGGCGGCTTCTCTAGCCCAGGCCTCGCCGCCCTCACCGAAAGCGACATTATCGGCGGCATCGAAGGCTCCCAGGGcaaggtcatcatcatcgaagcCTGCTGCTTCGTCACCATCGATTACGAGACCGGAAAAGTCGCCAAGCGCTCCCGGGGTCTTTTCCTTGTCCTGGTCCTGCCTCCAATCTTCGGGTGCCTTCAGAAATGGAATATCCATGGATCCCGAAGGATCGCCAAGATCAAACGTCTTTAAAGAAGGACAaacatcaagctcatcgagTCGGTGCAAGTCGGGGATGAACTTGGCACCAAGGACTCCAACATCGATTTCGACATCGTCggcttcctcctcatcttccagctcctcctccgGGTCGTTCTCggcttcctcgtcttctccGTCGCCCTCTTCGTCGTCGGACTTCGTCTTTCCAAGGGTGGCGGCATCACCAGTATCGTCGCTACTGTCAAAGACGATACGTCCTTGTGAATCGATCATGAGATGGTTTAGAAGAAGACCCTTGGCGCCACCCTCATCAAAATCGGCAGATGCTTTTTTGAACAAGGGATCGACTGCGAATTCCAGCTCGAACTTTTTGAGCTGCAGCGAGTTGAACGAGGGGGCAAGCGTTGCTTCAGATGATCGTTGTGTCTAGTAAATGTTAGTTTGAACCTTTGAGGAGTGCCCGGATCTCTGCTataccttcttcttgggcttcttttTGACGttgccatcctcatcgaGTTCTTCTTCGTCGCTCTCGTCggcatcctcgccatctttgtctttcttcttggcgttgttgcTATCGGCAAGGCCACTCAATAGCTTCCCTGTTTCCGTTGCGACGCTGTCCACACGGTTGGTGTAGATCTTGACGCATCCGTCCAAGGTACAACTGGCCTTTTGGAAGTTCACACCATCGCCTTCCTTGAGGAGTGACATATCGTGAAAGTAGTCTATGAGAGCGAAGTTCCATGAATTTGTCGCATTGATTTTGTTGTCGgtcgccatcttcatccattcTTCGAAATTGGCGAGAAGCGGCACACGCTTCATAGGCGTGACCGCAGAACCTCCGACTACAAAgccctcatcatcttccataTAGCTGGCGCGGCCGCCGCGGGGAGTTTGGGGGTCACCGTTCTCCATGTCGTCAAGGCGAAGGCCAACCTTGCGAGGAGTTGCGGCCTTCTTAATCTCGTTAAATTGTCTTTCGTGGAGAGCTCTCCTGGAGCTCATGCGCTGCCCCTTTTCTGACACATCATCGTTGAGGGGGATTCTGGATAGTTGCATTAGCACACCGCAGTTGTTGCTGGGGAATCGATAACTGACTTGACGGGTGACTGCGTTATGAATGGTGAGGCCGTACTGGAGCCTGTGTTGTTCCTGGCACTCCCCGTCCGGGGAACTTGAGCAACTCGAGGCATTTTCAATTTGTTTGTGTGGGTTTTTGGGGGACAAAAAGGGCGTGTTTGGACGAGGCCTATCGcgttgtcgtcgtcgtcgtgTTGCGGGACCCCCCTGGCCAAAGTAAACAAAATAAATGCCAACTGCTATGGAGGTAGCACGAGGGGCGGGCGGTGTGTGGGGTAACCTCAATGCTCTGTTATTGTTTAACCTTAGGCCTCAACTGTGGCTGGAGATTATAGCCACAGTGAGTCCCTCTAAGGTACGGAGGTACTCTCCGTCTGAAACGGAACATCACCGACACGGGACGCTGCCAAGGCAGGAACAGTCCAAACAACCCAATGGTAAGTTACCCCTGCCTATGCACCTTTATCACGTCTGATCACCAAGTTTCCAGTAAGCACGTGGCGCAACCTAAAGCAAGCacgttgaagatgagaagcttAACCAAGAGACGTTATAAGAGTGGCAGAGAAGTCGGTGTACTGTATCGACCAAGGAACTCATCTTAACGATCAGTCTGTCACTGGGAGCTCTGAACTGGATCAGCTGTGTCTTGGTGGCTCCTGCCAAACTTGGAGCTAATAAGGTAGCCACACCTCACTCATACACTAACTGTGGCAAGCACTCTGCGGTATGTCTAGGTTGTGTCTATCTTTGAACAACAGGCGGCCTcccttcgtcttcgtcaccatcaccaaactAGGTTGTAACAAACCCGTCGCAAAGAGACGCTAAAATGCAGGAAATTGGATTTCTGCATGCTTCAAAAGGGAAAGTCGATGCATAATGGGGAATATTAAGATTCTCGATCACCGATCCACGATTCCCCTCGGTTAAGTTAACGTGGGAATGGGGCATGCCATGGACTTGGGAGCATGTAACGTCAAGATACGACGGATACTTTAAACCTTTAAACCTTACCTTATCTAGCACTGAATCCAAGTCTTGTTCTCCAAACATTCCCTCTGCATCTTTCCTACTCCCCTCACTGAATCGCatcttaatttatattcTCAAGCTTCATAAGACCCGTTCTTGGTcattgttttttttttttttaaaaagaTCATAATGGCATCCAGAGAAGCTACTTCATGACATGACGATACCAATTCCAACATGACGAATACCACCCCCCGTGGGCTTCTCTGCCCCATCAGCGAGACTACCAAAGGTCCCAATGCGACTCCCAAACGGTTCCCCAGAGGCAGCCGCTTACAGTCTCGTCCTTTCTATACTACGATCCTCCTTCTATCAGTCTTGACTGCATATTCGTTTCTGTCGCATACGACTTTCGCGCAGTCCGTCTCAAATCGCGCGACAGATCCCGATCTGCTCTTCAAGCGCAGTTTCTCTACGGTCGAAACACCCGAGTGCAATCAAGTCCATGACGCCGAGGACAAATGCGCCTTTGTGCGCAAATACtgcagcgatgatgatgccggGCTCATACACTATATTGAACTGTATTATTGCTCTTTCGGCAATGTAAGACCCATCGCATTCACAGCTCTCGTGCTTTGGCTGGGCCTCctcttcaccaccatcgGCATCGCTGCAAGTGATTTCTTCAGTGTCAACCTAAGCACGATAGCGACAGTCCTTGGCCTTAGCGAGAGTTTGGCAGGCGTCACATTTCTCGCCTTTGGCAATGGGTCTCCCGATGTGTTCAGCACCTTTGCAGCCATGGGCTCTAATAGCGCCAGTATGGCCGTTGGAGAGCTTATCGGCGCGGCAAGCTTTATCACAGGTGTCGTTGCTGGTTCTATGGCATTGGTGAGGGAGTTCCGTGTCGATCGGAAATCATACACACGCGATATTTGCTTCTTCATTCTTGCGGTCGTCTTCACCATGATCTTCCTAGCTGATGGCCACCTGCACTTGTGGGAGTGTTGGGTGATGATAGGGTACTATGGAGTGTATGTCGTTACTGTTGTAACATGGCACTGGTACTCCACGAGACGCAAAGCTAGACAACGCAGAGAAGGCGAAGCGCGCAGCCATGTGTATGCAGCCCTAGGCCACTCGGGGGACGAGTTGGCCGGTGAGCCATATAGAGACGACCCAGATGATGTTGGCTCGGGCCCTGGCACTGCGCACGCTACGCCGCCTGATATCTCGCTACTTGAAGCCGGACCCAGGATCGAGGTTGACGGTACGCCTCAGCGAGCTGAAAGCGACACGTCTAGTGAAGACCATGACCGCATGGTTGCAGCCGAGGTTGCCAGCAGCATGCGAGTTCTGCGAGGTCGTGGAGTTAGACGAAACACAATGACGCCCATCCGACCTAGTCTTGTAGGTGCACTGGAATTTCGGTCTGCTTTGGCGCAGCTACAACGCGAGGGTAATTTACAGCTGTCCACGATCCCAGGAAGAAGCTACTCGGATTATCATGTGCACAGGCGCAGGCAGACCACCGCAACAATCGCAGAATCCGCTCGGTCTGATGGTCAGTTGGACCCAAACACGGGCGAGCACGCGCCCATAAGGAACAGAGCACTCTCTTCTGGAGACGTCCCAGTCGGTGTGCCTGCTCACCCGGATCTACATATTCCACGCCGCAACGGTTCCGAACCGACCTTGTCCGTTCCTGGCTCAACAGCCAGTGGAACAAGGGCATCAAGCCCCAGCCCATCCTACACTGTAGGAGGAAACTTGGCAGCGCCTCCAGTCGGACCTAGTGGGACGACCCACGATGCTCCTTCAGAAGGCCAGAAAGGACAGCTGCTGACTCCCGAGCTTCGCCTGCAAATACCTTCCAGCCGCCGTAGCAGTTACAGCGACCGCTCCTCGCCTAGCACGCCTTTCCCCGTGTACAGCGATTCGCCAGCACTGCTTACGCCCAATTACCAAAATGACCCAATTGAGTTCGTGTCGCCAGGAGGAGTATCACCCAGTACCGTTGCACCGGGTCCAGCAAGCCGTGAGACACCCTTTGCCGACTTGCAACTGACAGTCGATACACCATCACGTCCTGTTAGATGGTGGCCCTATGCCGTGCTACCAGCTCCCCATGTCTTGTGGGCAACCTTGTTCCCTACATTGCAAGGCtggaaagagaagacggcaTGGGACAAGTTTGTCAGTGCCATCTCTGTCCCAAGTATCTTTCTTTTGGTGGTGACTTTGCCCGTCGTAGACTCAGAAACAACAGACAGCGAATCATCTATCCTCGAGGCACTCAACGACCACACCGATCATTACCATCACGATCATCAAGTTGTTGGGCACATGGCTCCGCCCATATCAATTGAGCACTCAGCGATTGAGCCAGAAGGAGAGTCGGAATGGGAGCGCTATCGTAGACACACTATCACAAGCCGTGGCAACAGTCACGTTGGCCTTGCGACAACGCCTTCCACAGCACATGCTGCAGATGGGGAGACTCTGGCCGCCTCGCAGTTCTCTCTGGGTCCACCGGCCATAGTGGCAAAGCCAGCTTCAGATTTCCATTCCTCCAGCAGTGTCAAGAATGACTGCACAGGCTGGAACCGATGGCTCGTGGCGCTACAACTCTTTACTGGTCCACAGTTTGCTGTCCTGATCTTGTGGGCCAATACCTTGGAGGACTGGGAGAGCCCTCATAAAGCTTTGATCCGCATGGTGTTGTACACACTCCTTGCATCTCTCATTCTTCTCGGTGTCTTGGTCGTCTTCACGTCAGAGGACAGACCCCCTCGTTATCATTACATGCTTTGCTTCATGGGATTCATTATTAGTATTGCTTGGATCTCAACGATCGCAGGCGAGGTTGTAGGGGTTCTCAAGACAGTCGGTGTCATTTTGAACATCTCGGAAGCGCTATTAGGTCTCACCATATTTGCTGCTGGCAACAGTGTGGGGGATCTAGTCGCTGATATTACAGTAGCACGGCTTGGGTATCCCGTTATGGCTTTGTAAGTACAGGAGGGCTTCCTCGGAGCACTTGGGCTAATATGTTATCTAGATCTGCTTGTTTCGGTGGCCCTATGCTGAACATCCTTCTGGGCATTGGTATCGGCGGTGCGATGATGACAATCCAGAAGGCAAACAAGAAGCACCGCAAGAACCCCAGCCATCCCATCAAGTACAAGCCTTACCGCATCCAAGTCGGTGGGACGCTGATGATCTCAGCTATCACACTACTTGTCACGCTCGTGGGCTTGCTTATTGTTGTGCCCATGAACAAATGGATCTTGAGTCGCAAGATTGGATGGGGACTGATCACTCTCTGGGCAGTGAGTACAATCGTAAACGTGATCGTCGAGCTCACTGGAGCTTGGGGTGAAATGGCATAGCCTGCCATGAACTTGGCTGGGTTTATAAAGGCGTTTTTGTCTTATTCATACATTCTTTGAGCGACTATTTAGACCAAGCAATAACATGACTTTACATTTTTACGAACGAGAGCTGCTTTGAGAAGTCTTGGCTGATAAAAGTGTATATATGGATATCCATCAGGTATTGACCATTAATCCTTGTTCACTCGTTCACCGAGCTCACCTCGACTGAGGGGCCCACTGGTTGCTGCGAGCTATTTAGCGGTGAGACTGGGCGGAAGAGGTGGCCCACTAAAAAGTTTCCTTGCGcttgtgaagatcttttggTGGAGGGGTACTCCGTAGCGTACGAGGGGTTATTAGAGGGGtaacaagaagaggaaaacTAAGGTACAGCAGCAACGAGTTGTCAGTCCAGAGCATTCAAAACAAGACGTGGCCAATCTTCCATGTATTTTTGTTACTTCTCAGAAGTTCGGTGGTGGTTGcaaccatcatcaatcatctATCATGGTCCTCAGAGAGTGTTGCCTTTAATCCCAATTGCATCCATGGTTGGATGTCAACAGTGGACCAACCCCTGGATCTTTAGCGGTAAACGTGGCCCAAGGGATAGAAGATCTTCGAGAAACCACAGCAATTCACCTCTTTGTGACTGTAGGTTTTTGAGGGTCAGATACATCGACTGTTGGCCCtgtattattattttaaCGGCTCTGCCAAGATCTATATTACAAGCAAGCTTTTTTGAACCACGAAGAGCAGCACCTTGGGCTCCTCGAAGTGCCTTGGGCGAAGATACCTGTGTTACCTGAGGTGCAGTTCGTCGTCAAGTCTGCCCCGCATTGAATTTCATCGTACATGCTCTGTAGTACCTAGCTCCCCATCCCTGCCCCACCTTCTCCCATTTGTTTAGGTAGGTAGTATCAAGTCccctcctcaacaccaaggagcTCCCCTATCTCACCTTATTCCTGTATCGTACATTCTCCGTTCTCTCTTTTCCAAACCACAGCAACATTCACAATGGCTCTCGCATCCCCCCCGTCGTACACTCCTCTCCAGGAGCGTCCTCTCAAGGACACCATCTGCCTCTTCGACGTTGACGGCACACTCACACCCGCGCGCCTGGTATGCTCAAACACCCTGTTCTGGATCCCTTCCAGTCGCTAACCCATACAGGACGCCTCGCCCGAGGTCCTCGATATCCTTCAGAAACTTCGCTCAAAGTGCGCTATCGGATATGTTGGTGGCTCGGACTTCGCCAAGCAACAGGAGCAGCTGGGCAAGCCCGCCGGACAGCCCGTCACCGCCCTCTTTGACTTCTGCTTCTCCGAGAACGGCTTGACTGCCTTCAAGCTCGGCGAGCCCCTCGAGTCGAACTCGTTCATCAAGTTCATTGGCGAGGAGCAGTACAAGGAGCTTGCCAACTTCGTCCTCCACTATGTTGCTGATCTCGACATCCCCGTCAAGCGCGGCACGTTCATTGAATTCCGCAATGGGATGATAAACATTAGCCCCGTCGGTCGTAACGCCAGCACTCAGGAGCGGAACGACTTTGAGGCGTTCGACAAGGACGCGAAGGTCCGGGAGAAGTTTGTCGCTGTTCTCAAGGAGCGATTCGGCCATCTCGGCCTCACGTACGTTATGAACCCTAATCCGCCATGACATGCTCTGGTTTCTGATATTCTCTGAAAAGCTTCTCCATTGGTGGCCAGATCTCCTTCGATGTGTTCCCCACCGGGTGGGATAAGACTTACTGCCTCCAGCACCTTGAGaacgaggccaagaagcctgaCGGTATCGCCTACAAGACCATTCACTTCTTTGGCGACAAGACATTCGAGGGCGGCAACGACTACGAGATTTACACCGACTCTAGGACAACTGGCCACTCCGTCACCGGACCTGAGGACACCATGCGTATCCTCAAGGAACTCTTCGATCTCTAAATACATATTTGGGCGTTGGAATGAGATTCAAAAGCATATATACACAATAGAaacgaggccaagaaagatGCAATGTTTTCATGAATATCCTCCAAAATATGTTTAAAATTGATCCGTCTCAGACCCGTATAATGCTGCTAAGCTCGACAAGCTGACAATCAACAAGGTATCTTAGATGTATATATGTCTTCGTAATATCGTAGAAACGCTATATGTGCAATATAAATGGCAAAATCCAATCAGTGCCCTTACCTAAGAATCTAACTACACCCAACTGATTCATCGTCCATATTCCAAATGAGGGATGATGACAGGACCATATTTAGTTGGTGCCGTGAACGCTCCGTCACCCTGAACAACAAAGTCGACGGCCAGGCTCACCTTAGACAGGCCCTGTTGCGAGCCGTTCAGGCTGGGGTTAGGGCTGAACGGTGTCTGGGGCACTGCTGCCGCTGCGTCTTGGTCGTATGAAACAAAGGCGACGTAGTTTCGACGACCCATAAGCTTTTTGAGCTCTCTTGCGGCACCACTGGCATCAGAATGGAAGATCTCCATCATATCTTCTTTTGTGTCTGACACCTCGTGCGTTGACTTCTTGCCATTCTGAGGTACGTAAAGCGTCTTTTGGTTGTGCAGCATCTTGAGCACATAGTTGCTCTGAGGTGCCGCGACGATAGGGGATGAGATGATCTGGTACATGGTCTTGTGATCACCAGGGTGTGTGGGGTCGTGAACCAACCCAGCTCCTGAGGCATTGACGTCTGCAGTAATGTTAGATGAGAAACTCAAAAACTGATATGTTATTGTCGACTTACCTCCAGAGAGGAAGGTCATTCTGATTCCCTTCTGTTGTGCAATGCCTTGCAGAGTTCGGATTAAGTAGGTTCTCTCTAAGTCCTTAGTGTCGTGAGTCCAcatatccttgagcacttcTTGAATGTCAAGCTCGCCAAACTGGTTCAAGACATTACCCATGAGACCAGTTTTTCCGACAGCCTTCTTCACCTGCGAGAAGCCTTGTGCAACCACATCTTTACCGCCGACTACGCCTGCAACGGAGCTCGTGACCTTACCCAGAATGTTGTAGGTTGTGTTGACTGCCTTTTTGCCCGCAGCCATTGTGTTGGCAAGGCTCTCCACAGTGTCCAGGCGTGGATACACAAGTGGTACCGAGATCATCCAGATACAATGCTGCACGCTTGGAGGAAGTGTAGCAACTTTGGGGAAAATCCCTTGGTATGTCGGGCCTGCCATTACTTGGGCTTGGGTACGCTCGGATCGGCAGTCAGGGCCAACAACCACCACAGCCGGTCCGAGGTACTTCACGAAATGCCAACCAGTTCCAGTGATGGTGAATATGTCGTGATCGGTGCTGACGTTCCGTAGCATCTCGACAGTGGTATGGTGCTGAAACAACAGGTACATCTCTGTCGCAATTCGTCCAATGTTCTTGAACATGGGTGAAGATTGCATATAGTCTGGGTATGAGCCATATCCATCAAAACTATTCGCGTCAGCACATGTAACAAACTGAATGATAACAGTGCACTTACATATCGTGGTCGTCAATCTGCAGGACGTGGGGAATTTGCGCAAAGGCCTCACGAAGGAATGGTTGATCAAAGTGGCTGGTGTAGTAGTGGAAGTATGCGTGTGCGACATCCTCTTCATGCCGCGCTGTCCACTGGAcgttcttcttgttgtcaCGTCCGCTCATGGCAAGCCACTGCTTGAGGAGAGGGACTTCTTTCCACAAACGATCACCGTAGATCTGGTCTCCCAACCCTAACTGAACATGAAAGCCACCACAATCGACATTCTTCTGGAGGACGTCCTTCCACATGAATCCAACCCCGCCAAGCTTAGCTCGCTCGTTCTGTGAAGTGCCTGCAGCGAAGTCGTTGCCGGAGTGTGCAATAAAGCGCCAGCTAGTCTCTTGACGCCCAGCCACGACGAATTCATAGCGTGTGCAGCCAAGGTGAGAGGTAACTGCATATGTCCAACGCTCAGTACCAGCCTCAGACATGGGCAGTTCTAAATCATATTTATAAAACTTCCATCTTTGGTGTGTAAAAATTGGGCGAGGCTCGGCTTGTCGTGGATTGGGTGCCAGGTCGTGGCTCAGGTGAATATGGATTGTGGGTGGTTGAGGAGCATCTGTCACAATCAGAATACTACCCAGCCAAAGGCCCTTCTCGATATCCATGTTGACATATCGTAGATAGGGGCCAAAGTAAACGCCATTCGTAGGTTGAATTCTGTACATATCAACACCCGCGCTTGGTGGAGGACCGGTAAATCCGGCGGCTGTGGGTGTCGCTGAAGCCGCTACACTCATGATACTCTCAGCATAGCCAGGGGTATGCGGTGGGAACATCGGAGAGGCCATGGCTTGCTTGCCAAACATTGGCGATGCCAAAGGGTTTCCATAAGTCGAAGCGGTTGGCGAGAGAGGAGCTTGTTCGTGAGATATGGGATTTGGTCCCTTGGGGAACTCCCACTGCGTAGCTTGAGATGCCAGGTGAATATAGTAGTATTGTCCGGAATTTTGATCCAAATGGGCGATCCATCCCTCAGGCAGGGGTGGAGGTGAGGCTGGGTTCTGGGTTTCAAAGGTCTGGGCAGGGGCAACGACTTGCTGCTGAGACGGTTGCCCATTCTGCTCAGGGTGCGGTTCATTCGCAAACGCAGGGTGAGGGTCGTTGGCAAACGCAGGATGGCCTGGGTGCTGAAGAGCAGGCGAAGCAAGTCCACCAGCAACAGTTGAGGCTGCAGCTACCGCGGCGGCCTTCGTTGGCGCTGTCGATGTAGTCGCCTGCTGTTGGGGTTGAGCAGCGGCAGAACTTGAGCCGGCTTGCTGGGGCCGT
This genomic stretch from Fusarium oxysporum f. sp. lycopersici 4287 chromosome 5, whole genome shotgun sequence harbors:
- a CDS encoding phosphomannomutase, with the protein product MALASPPSYTPLQERPLKDTICLFDVDGTLTPARLDASPEVLDILQKLRSKCAIGYVGGSDFAKQQEQLGKPAGQPVTALFDFCFSENGLTAFKLGEPLESNSFIKFIGEEQYKELANFVLHYVADLDIPVKRGTFIEFRNGMINISPVGRNASTQERNDFEAFDKDAKVREKFVAVLKERFGHLGLTFSIGGQISFDVFPTGWDKTYCLQHLENEAKKPDGIAYKTIHFFGDKTFEGGNDYEIYTDSRTTGHSVTGPEDTMRILKELFDL
- a CDS encoding condensin complex subunit 2, giving the protein MPRVAQVPRTGSARNNTGSSTASPFITQSPVKIPLNDDVSEKGQRMSSRRALHERQFNEIKKAATPRKVGLRLDDMENGDPQTPRGGRASYMEDDEGFVVGGSAVTPMKRVPLLANFEEWMKMATDNKINATNSWNFALIDYFHDMSLLKEGDGVNFQKASCTLDGCVKIYTNRVDSVATETGKLLSGLADSNNAKKKDKDGEDADESDEEELDEDGNVKKKPKKKTQRSSEATLAPSFNSLQLKKFELEFAVDPLFKKASADFDEGGAKGLLLNHLMIDSQGRIVFDSSDDTGDAATLGKTKSDDEEGDGEDEEAENDPEEELEDEEEADDVEIDVGVLGAKFIPDLHRLDELDVCPSLKTFDLGDPSGSMDIPFLKAPEDWRQDQDKEKTPGALGDFSGLVIDGDEAAGFDDDDLALGAFDAADNVAFGEGGEAWAREAALEPQMRVYDAGLGEEGGDGDEIDGNGEYVVSMTSAQKADKMHEDILGFFDQALQKNWASAEHWRIRKIKDVNKPATETKKRKEKEPFEIDFAAPLDSHTSDIIHTQATNNSAISMPKKDWKSKSRNLLPDDKHFNSKSLLSLFLKPKARMSKRRTGFSSRGGGGFGNTGADNQPDGEMDEAFWANQKAPQHTDETALPEGDYDANFFQDDVMPFPGGGDLDDDDDLEFADAREHFSPGLDGQAGLTDGGGLTALLNGETVTNTGAFGTTLVTQTRRVRPEYVQYARVAKKVDVRRLKEELWKGMDVDILQKQPEPQAVDVSEPKQEETLKFTEIMNNLQTVYPKPVMDDISTSFCFICLLHLANEKGLVIDNTPGLSELEIRRDWSAEIVEGE